The following coding sequences lie in one Elusimicrobiota bacterium genomic window:
- the argS gene encoding arginine--tRNA ligase: protein MIIPKIYEHLEHILAELNTQQGWNAKFGLNLKEIQFTVEPPPQGINADLATNIGLVLAKKVKQNPKMITELFIPKLTELLTDYAEVTFSPPGFINFRLIDRILYDTAKDIFEGKEFKGITYGNNTKVLLEFISANPTGPLHIGHGRGAVLGDFLARAMEYLGYKVDTEYYINDAGRQMNLLGLSVKTKYRELMNLPVITAEKDAVATDGYRGEYITDLAKTLIDKPGINPEDTVFFRKYAIENILNNIKTDLATARIEFKNWFSETTLYEKGVVKQTCEILTQKGLAYQQDNALWFKSTLSNDDKDRVLVRSDGNPTYFASDIAYHQNKLDRGYTKLIDIWGADHHGYAPRLNAVMNLMGYPKEVLTIILYQLVRLSRQGQPVVMSTRAGEFITFAEVMKEVGIDATRYFLLLRTPDTHLDFDLDLAKKQSLENPVYYIQYAHTRICGIEREAIKQNITPNTEVVELLKDDIEQQLLRKLCFFNDTVLSCVEHNTAHFLTSYLYTLAGLFHKYYDSHRVVVDDKNISSARLLLMKAVQSVLCQGFSLLGITAPDKM, encoded by the coding sequence ATGATTATCCCGAAAATATACGAACATCTAGAACATATCCTAGCTGAGCTAAACACCCAACAGGGATGGAATGCTAAGTTCGGGCTTAACCTTAAAGAAATACAGTTTACGGTTGAACCGCCCCCGCAAGGTATAAACGCCGACCTGGCAACAAATATTGGTTTAGTTCTCGCGAAAAAGGTTAAACAAAACCCGAAGATGATCACCGAACTTTTTATCCCAAAACTTACTGAGTTACTGACTGACTATGCGGAAGTAACTTTTTCTCCCCCGGGATTCATCAACTTCAGACTCATTGACAGGATTTTATATGATACAGCCAAAGATATTTTTGAAGGCAAAGAATTCAAGGGTATAACCTACGGGAACAACACAAAGGTACTACTTGAATTTATATCAGCAAATCCTACCGGCCCGCTGCATATAGGACATGGCCGCGGGGCTGTACTTGGCGACTTCCTTGCCAGAGCAATGGAATATCTTGGGTATAAAGTTGATACTGAATACTATATAAACGATGCCGGAAGACAGATGAACCTCCTGGGTTTATCCGTAAAAACAAAATACCGTGAACTCATGAACCTCCCTGTAATTACTGCAGAGAAGGATGCTGTAGCAACTGACGGTTACCGCGGAGAGTATATCACTGACCTTGCAAAAACGTTGATTGATAAACCCGGAATTAATCCGGAAGACACCGTATTTTTTAGGAAGTACGCAATTGAAAATATTCTTAACAACATAAAAACAGACCTCGCTACTGCAAGAATTGAGTTTAAGAACTGGTTTTCGGAAACAACCTTATACGAAAAAGGCGTGGTGAAACAAACCTGCGAGATATTAACACAAAAAGGATTGGCATATCAGCAGGACAACGCGTTATGGTTCAAGAGTACGTTGAGTAATGACGATAAAGACCGCGTGTTAGTACGTTCAGACGGTAACCCCACATACTTCGCTAGTGATATTGCGTATCACCAAAACAAACTTGACCGCGGGTACACCAAACTCATTGATATCTGGGGAGCTGACCACCATGGCTATGCGCCAAGGCTCAACGCCGTGATGAACTTAATGGGCTACCCAAAAGAAGTATTGACCATTATCCTATACCAGCTAGTAAGATTATCGCGGCAGGGACAGCCGGTAGTGATGTCAACCCGCGCGGGTGAATTTATAACCTTTGCTGAAGTAATGAAGGAGGTTGGTATTGATGCAACCCGATATTTTTTATTATTACGCACACCGGATACGCACCTAGACTTTGACCTTGACCTAGCAAAAAAACAGTCACTGGAAAACCCGGTTTACTACATACAATACGCTCATACACGTATCTGCGGGATTGAACGTGAAGCTATAAAACAGAATATTACACCAAACACAGAAGTTGTTGAGCTCTTAAAAGATGATATAGAACAGCAGTTACTCCGTAAACTATGTTTCTTTAACGACACAGTACTTTCCTGTGTAGAACACAACACCGCGCATTTTCTTACTTCATACCTTTACACCCTTGCGGGATTGTTCCACAAATATTATGACTCCCACCGCGTAGTGGTTGATGACAAAAACATATCCTCAGCAAGATTACTCCTGATGAAGGCCGTACAATCCGTCCTTTGTCAGGGATTCAGCCTCCTTGGTATTACTGCACCGGACAAAATGTGA
- the queA gene encoding tRNA preQ1(34) S-adenosylmethionine ribosyltransferase-isomerase QueA has translation MKLESFNFYLPPELIAQSPAEKRDNSRLLVYHTNTQKIEDTVFSVLPNVIGRGNLIVFNNTKVIPARMYVNKPTGGKIELLYINHHKDELYNVLIKPSSRIKTGMALTLPGDTGTVTIIERNTELNSFIIRYTPKKDVTMFKVFETYGEMPVPPYIKTKLIDQERYQTVYAESPGAIAAPTAGLHFTRELLGTLKSGDNILANITLHVGIGTFRPVTSEMIESHKMLDEYYSINTNTAEILNTAITQEMNNIIAVGTTVMRTLETYKETGKNEGWTNKYIYPGYKFGITKKIITNFHLPKSTLFILICSITGIDEAQRIYAHAVKQKYRFYSFGDAMIIL, from the coding sequence TTGAAGTTAGAATCATTCAATTTTTATTTACCTCCGGAACTAATAGCCCAATCTCCCGCAGAAAAACGGGATAATTCAAGGTTACTGGTTTATCACACAAACACACAAAAGATTGAAGATACAGTTTTTTCTGTACTCCCTAACGTAATCGGCAGAGGAAACCTAATTGTTTTCAATAACACAAAAGTCATCCCCGCAAGGATGTACGTCAATAAACCTACCGGCGGGAAAATTGAATTACTCTATATAAACCATCATAAAGATGAGTTATACAACGTCCTGATAAAACCTTCTTCACGGATAAAGACAGGGATGGCCCTTACTTTACCTGGAGACACCGGTACCGTAACAATTATTGAACGCAACACCGAACTAAACTCTTTCATTATCCGGTATACCCCAAAGAAAGATGTTACTATGTTCAAAGTATTCGAAACCTATGGCGAGATGCCTGTCCCTCCATATATAAAGACAAAACTCATCGACCAGGAAAGATACCAGACTGTATACGCAGAATCACCCGGGGCAATCGCCGCGCCAACCGCAGGATTACATTTTACACGTGAATTACTGGGCACTCTAAAATCCGGGGATAACATCCTGGCAAATATCACTTTACACGTAGGAATTGGCACATTCCGTCCCGTGACAAGTGAAATGATTGAATCCCACAAAATGCTAGACGAATATTATTCTATCAACACAAATACGGCTGAAATACTTAATACCGCTATTACCCAAGAAATGAATAATATCATCGCTGTGGGAACCACTGTTATGCGGACACTAGAAACTTATAAAGAAACCGGTAAAAATGAAGGCTGGACTAATAAATACATTTACCCCGGTTATAAATTCGGTATCACAAAAAAGATTATTACAAACTTCCACCTGCCAAAATCCACGTTATTTATACTCATATGCTCAATCACAGGCATCGATGAAGCCCAAAGGATTTATGCTCATGCAGTTAAACAAAAGTACAGGTTCTACAGTTTTGGCGACGCAATGATAATATTATAA
- a CDS encoding LCP family protein gives PKLLSVPRDTHIELPGFKIKRLNEIFSHHYSDTKNINFACMELKAQLENLFSIGLSSYSNAGTKMSTSTYVLAAQQFTVPFYLQFDYRGFKTLINALGGIRIRITEPMKYEDKHGGLNIDFNPGEYLLNGDDALEYVRYRDQIGDNGRILRQQSFLKELTKQKFANPLILFKAPMILKTFLDNINTNLTFWDILVLGLEIKNMPLNNFHALQLPGRPLTSYWIPDLAELSVLGTILSSPANVTENISSHAPRVEVFNATDRPGFALQVTRFLRQHGVDVLKWGNYGMVNSRTIVFDRIGSVSNYRQAQRVASLLPGSQVVTRIETSPMIDITIILGEDCKELIPRNEELP, from the coding sequence TACCTAAACTATTATCAGTTCCCAGAGATACGCATATAGAACTCCCGGGGTTCAAGATCAAACGATTAAACGAAATATTTTCGCATCACTACAGTGACACCAAAAACATTAATTTTGCGTGTATGGAACTCAAAGCGCAGTTAGAAAATTTATTCTCAATCGGACTTTCAAGTTATTCAAACGCAGGCACAAAAATGTCTACCTCCACATACGTCCTCGCAGCACAACAATTTACGGTACCTTTTTATTTACAATTTGATTATCGCGGCTTCAAAACATTAATCAACGCATTAGGCGGGATACGTATACGCATAACAGAACCAATGAAGTATGAAGACAAACACGGCGGGTTAAACATTGACTTTAACCCCGGTGAATACCTCCTTAACGGCGATGACGCTTTGGAGTACGTACGGTACAGAGACCAGATTGGCGATAACGGCAGAATCCTGCGGCAACAATCTTTTTTGAAGGAACTCACAAAACAAAAGTTCGCGAACCCGCTGATTTTATTCAAAGCGCCGATGATACTAAAAACTTTCCTTGACAATATCAATACCAACCTTACTTTTTGGGATATATTGGTCCTGGGGTTGGAAATAAAAAATATGCCGTTAAATAATTTTCACGCACTACAACTCCCCGGGAGGCCATTAACAAGTTACTGGATTCCCGATCTTGCTGAACTTTCAGTACTCGGGACAATACTATCTTCCCCGGCAAACGTAACGGAAAACATATCCTCCCACGCTCCGCGGGTAGAAGTTTTTAATGCAACTGACCGTCCTGGGTTTGCTTTGCAGGTAACGCGTTTCCTGAGACAACACGGAGTCGATGTCCTTAAGTGGGGAAACTACGGCATGGTCAACAGCCGAACTATTGTGTTTGACCGTATTGGCAGCGTATCAAATTACAGGCAAGCTCAGCGGGTAGCGTCATTACTTCCGGGCTCGCAGGTAGTTACACGTATAGAAACATCCCCAATGATTGATATTACTATAATACTAGGTGAAGATTGTAAGGAGTTAATACCACGAAATGAAGAATTACCTTAA
- a CDS encoding PorV/PorQ family protein, with the protein MKKTVVLTLIVLFALTITPALWCYTSYSNDYSYTGFSSRPRGMGNTFTGLAEDIESIGWNSAGTAGINGIQLCAMYIPFWENISYSAAAVAIPTKEIGTFTIGYLNNTIPGFERRETLYDTPVTFSIIQQCLTAGYSKMIGKIYTGLNIKYLQENIDTYSSSTIGGDIGLVVPGNTVFVKSPVLNRCNFGIQFYNIIPPTQKFREFKETAQIVTRAGVSYEIPAVISKDIDKLVLLCDAAFTSGIPLTYNTGAEYSLYNTLFLRTGYDKSQESVSFGMGFLWKLIKLDYAYTQHMLSSIHQLSLTFKFANPEERFRKYIHDLAERSYTIGRQFMQNGKYLQAIDEWNKALLLEPDYADANEAKQLLEQKLEGDRQQKFLYQLTSMSQAAEILEKQGKLIESIDAWNKLLSLSPNDTKAPEAIKRIQARMSTEELARSRDKNVQGLLLEGSKLYDSKKYFSAIKTWEKALNAQPNNLLLKEKISDAKSVIRDLADTHYAAGVTLYNKNQLADAISQFEESLYYNPANIQAKDYLNRCQFRAKEKRQTVDTKTVDKLYYEAANAYMKGQYQDAKKVVEKILQMDPLNENAKRLLNKINTILGVQEQ; encoded by the coding sequence ATGAAAAAAACGGTAGTATTAACATTAATAGTGTTATTTGCCCTAACTATAACACCGGCACTATGGTGTTATACATCTTATTCCAACGATTACAGTTATACAGGTTTTTCTTCCCGGCCACGCGGTATGGGTAACACGTTTACCGGTTTAGCTGAAGATATAGAATCCATCGGCTGGAATTCTGCGGGTACTGCCGGAATCAATGGCATACAATTATGCGCGATGTACATCCCTTTTTGGGAAAATATAAGTTATAGCGCTGCGGCAGTTGCCATACCCACAAAAGAAATCGGAACATTTACAATCGGATATTTAAACAATACAATCCCCGGGTTTGAACGCCGTGAAACTTTGTATGACACACCTGTTACATTCAGTATTATCCAACAATGCCTAACCGCAGGGTACTCAAAAATGATCGGTAAAATATATACCGGGCTAAATATCAAGTATTTACAGGAAAATATTGATACTTACTCATCCTCAACCATAGGAGGTGATATCGGATTAGTAGTACCCGGAAATACCGTATTTGTAAAATCTCCGGTATTGAACAGATGTAATTTCGGTATTCAATTTTATAACATCATTCCTCCGACACAAAAATTCAGGGAATTCAAAGAAACCGCACAGATAGTTACCCGCGCGGGGGTAAGTTATGAAATCCCGGCAGTTATCTCAAAGGATATCGATAAACTTGTCCTTCTCTGCGATGCCGCATTTACCTCAGGTATACCTCTGACTTATAATACCGGCGCTGAGTATTCGCTATACAATACACTTTTTCTGCGTACGGGTTACGATAAGTCACAGGAGAGCGTATCATTTGGTATGGGCTTCCTCTGGAAATTAATCAAACTGGATTATGCCTATACCCAGCACATGCTTAGTTCGATACACCAACTATCACTTACTTTTAAGTTCGCGAACCCTGAAGAAAGGTTTAGAAAGTATATACACGACCTTGCGGAACGGTCATACACAATCGGCCGGCAATTTATGCAAAACGGCAAATACCTGCAGGCAATCGATGAATGGAATAAAGCATTATTACTAGAACCTGACTACGCAGACGCAAATGAAGCTAAACAGTTATTAGAACAAAAACTTGAAGGTGACCGTCAACAAAAGTTTTTGTATCAATTAACCAGCATGTCACAAGCAGCAGAAATCCTGGAAAAACAAGGCAAACTCATAGAATCAATTGATGCGTGGAACAAATTATTATCATTATCCCCCAATGATACTAAAGCTCCGGAAGCAATCAAACGTATCCAGGCACGGATGTCCACAGAAGAACTCGCAAGGTCACGTGATAAAAACGTACAAGGCCTTTTGCTTGAAGGTTCAAAACTGTATGACAGCAAAAAATATTTCTCTGCAATCAAGACATGGGAGAAAGCATTAAATGCGCAGCCAAATAATTTGTTATTAAAAGAAAAAATCAGTGACGCGAAATCCGTGATCCGCGACCTTGCTGATACACATTACGCCGCAGGGGTTACATTGTATAACAAGAACCAGTTAGCTGACGCAATCTCGCAGTTTGAAGAGTCATTATACTACAACCCCGCAAATATCCAGGCAAAAGATTACCTTAACCGCTGCCAGTTCCGTGCGAAAGAAAAACGCCAGACTGTTGATACCAAAACCGTGGATAAGTTATACTATGAAGCAGCAAACGCATATATGAAAGGCCAATACCAGGACGCAAAAAAAGTGGTAGAAAAAATATTGCAGATGGACCCGTTGAACGAAAACGCAAAACGGTTACTTAATAAAATTAACACTATCCTCGGGGTACAGGAACAATGA
- the pth gene encoding aminoacyl-tRNA hydrolase, with protein sequence MDTLDWLFLGLGNPEDKYFNTRHNVGWLVIDKLAALWGIKLNNYNTALACYPSRISATEKNVANLPRIVIAKPLTYVNDSGLAAKILIDKYNITANQMVVIYDDFALPLGQIRIRPKGSSGGHNGLNSIIETLGNTDFVRIRLGIGPVPEGRVTKDFVLSRFEKEELPKVEEMVNCATEAVKLVLFSGLDKAMNAYNKKVEPESL encoded by the coding sequence TTGGATACACTCGACTGGCTATTTCTAGGGCTTGGCAATCCGGAAGATAAGTATTTCAATACCCGGCATAATGTCGGGTGGTTGGTTATAGATAAACTCGCAGCGTTGTGGGGTATTAAACTTAATAACTACAACACAGCGCTTGCGTGTTATCCTTCAAGAATTTCCGCTACCGAAAAAAACGTGGCGAATTTACCAAGAATAGTTATTGCTAAACCGTTGACTTATGTGAATGATTCCGGCCTTGCTGCGAAGATACTTATTGATAAATACAATATCACGGCTAATCAGATGGTGGTTATATACGACGATTTTGCGTTACCCCTGGGACAGATTAGGATCAGGCCAAAAGGTTCATCCGGGGGACATAACGGGTTGAATTCTATTATTGAAACTTTGGGAAATACGGATTTTGTCAGGATTAGGTTGGGTATCGGGCCGGTACCCGAAGGACGGGTGACTAAAGATTTTGTTTTGTCACGGTTTGAAAAAGAAGAATTGCCTAAGGTAGAGGAAATGGTTAACTGCGCAACTGAGGCTGTGAAACTAGTGTTATTTTCCGGGTTGGATAAAGCAATGAATGCGTATAACAAAAAGGTTGAACCTGAAAGTTTATAA
- a CDS encoding 50S ribosomal protein L25 yields the protein MAEILLKASTRELTTKGGLRQMRLQGEIPAILYGGEAAPQNLAVNSIEFMKLRRTTSGNALIKLNISEKESKIVLVKDIQRHPTTEKVVHIDFYEVSMKKELELEVPIKALGATDTPGLKEGGVLEQVLWHLKIKCLPTNIPDQIEVDISQMKINDTIHVSDLKIPEGVKVLIEPEQTVIHIVLPKVEEPTPEEVAAAAAAAPAEPEVIGKGKKEEEGVEGEEAATPAAGAAAKGAAGDKVAKDKPKEKAPAEDKKAK from the coding sequence ATGGCTGAAATATTGCTAAAAGCGTCAACACGTGAATTAACGACAAAGGGTGGATTAAGGCAGATGAGGCTGCAAGGAGAGATCCCTGCAATTCTTTACGGTGGGGAGGCTGCACCGCAAAACCTGGCAGTGAACAGCATTGAGTTTATGAAATTACGCAGAACGACAAGCGGAAACGCGTTGATTAAGCTTAATATCAGTGAAAAGGAATCAAAGATTGTTCTTGTTAAAGATATCCAGAGACATCCTACTACAGAGAAGGTTGTACACATAGATTTTTATGAAGTATCAATGAAGAAAGAGCTGGAACTTGAAGTACCGATAAAAGCGCTTGGCGCAACGGATACCCCAGGCCTTAAAGAGGGAGGGGTATTGGAACAGGTTCTATGGCATTTAAAGATTAAATGTTTACCGACAAATATCCCTGATCAAATAGAAGTTGATATCTCACAGATGAAGATTAATGATACTATCCATGTATCCGACCTTAAGATACCAGAAGGCGTGAAAGTGTTGATTGAACCTGAACAAACTGTAATCCACATAGTTCTTCCCAAGGTTGAAGAACCTACACCGGAAGAAGTGGCAGCGGCAGCTGCTGCTGCGCCAGCAGAACCTGAAGTCATTGGTAAAGGTAAGAAGGAAGAAGAAGGTGTGGAAGGCGAAGAGGCTGCTACTCCTGCAGCGGGTGCAGCTGCAAAGGGTGCCGCAGGGGATAAAGTAGCTAAGGATAAGCCTAAGGAAAAAGCGCCGGCTGAAGATAAAAAAGCTAAGTAG
- a CDS encoding sigma-70 family RNA polymerase sigma factor, producing the protein MNTKENSGIQNTEDTKYIHRAINNDGRAFEHLVKKYEHKIYDLAYKILGNTDDAADVLQETFLQAYRSLPKFKGKSSFSTWLYRIAMNNCLMKIRKHKNRTVESLDSTEDDSTDALYNNIPDWSFNPEATAENSELRDILSRTIRRLPSEYRTVIILHDMQGMSNKEVSGILKLSIPAIKSRLHRARSFVRKRLSHYFVQKTGKPLQ; encoded by the coding sequence ATGAACACAAAAGAAAACAGCGGAATACAAAATACTGAAGATACGAAGTATATCCACCGCGCTATCAATAACGACGGTAGAGCGTTTGAACATCTTGTAAAAAAGTATGAACATAAAATCTATGATTTAGCGTATAAAATTCTTGGGAACACGGATGATGCGGCAGATGTCCTGCAGGAAACTTTTCTTCAAGCATACCGCTCATTACCCAAGTTCAAAGGAAAATCAAGTTTTTCTACCTGGCTTTACCGTATAGCAATGAATAACTGTTTAATGAAAATACGTAAACATAAGAACAGAACTGTTGAATCACTGGATTCTACCGAAGACGATAGTACAGACGCATTATATAACAACATCCCGGACTGGTCATTCAACCCTGAAGCAACCGCGGAAAATAGTGAACTCCGCGATATTTTATCACGTACAATCAGAAGGTTACCTTCGGAATACCGTACAGTGATAATCCTTCATGACATGCAGGGTATGTCAAACAAGGAAGTCAGCGGTATACTTAAACTTTCAATCCCCGCAATAAAGTCAAGATTACACCGCGCAAGAAGTTTTGTGCGGAAACGGTTATCCCACTACTTTGTACAAAAAACAGGAAAGCCCTTACAATGA
- the rsfS gene encoding ribosome silencing factor, giving the protein MKNYLKLAKTLAENLHKRKAKQVKILDLRKISAVADFFIIATGTSDTHLRMLREAVIDELEETGIKVLHTDGGKKNQWQAIDCGGIIVHLFHPDAREFYKLERLWTDAKPVTWKKAVKKKKS; this is encoded by the coding sequence ATGAAGAATTACCTTAAGCTTGCAAAAACGTTAGCGGAAAATCTGCATAAGCGTAAAGCAAAACAGGTTAAGATCCTTGACCTGCGTAAGATCAGCGCAGTAGCGGACTTTTTTATTATTGCAACCGGCACATCGGACACGCACTTAAGAATGTTACGCGAGGCTGTGATTGACGAACTTGAAGAAACAGGGATAAAAGTGTTACATACCGACGGGGGTAAGAAAAATCAGTGGCAGGCAATTGATTGCGGAGGTATCATCGTACACTTATTCCATCCTGACGCACGCGAGTTCTATAAACTTGAACGTCTGTGGACTGACGCAAAACCTGTAACCTGGAAAAAAGCAGTGAAAAAAAAGAAAAGTTAA